A window of the Scytonema millei VB511283 genome harbors these coding sequences:
- a CDS encoding purple acid phosphatase family protein, whose translation MLTLLGVLLNREPAMQPAPPQLLTEPFLQLPTANSVRVVWFTEFAGSQHAVAYGAGLKQTAIASTVKLSRTREDRESHVGALTETEQYQNIKLRDIWRHEAEVTGLSAGVRVPYRVSSVREDGTTVSSGEYTLASLPESGTALKILLTSDHQLKPMTAANLQKVVEMVGRVDGVFFAGDLINIPDRASEWFDDHRGGAFFPCLQGRAKYEIAKTVYRGGAIAQNAPIFPAIGNHEVMGRYGSGSSLDEEFESSIPRAIAKKLYSEQTETQTEQWLKDRSFNTNTYEEIFTLPQTSSGGKTYYAITFGDVRLVVLYVTNMWRSYNLTPDVRGKYQERQQDLDRPEKWGYGQVIFGEIAKGSPQYNWLEAELKSQEFQQAKYKIVMFHHPPHSLGDNIVPAYTDPVQIRDRATDGSLTAVRYEYPIESDYIIRDVVPLLEAAGVQLVFYGHSHLWNRFISNNGTHFLETSNVGNTYGASVGNKRRKVPPGNDEDYIGLGDPNGLQPIVPTIAPLRGEDGEPQPYIASNDITVFSIFNTATGTISSYRFDTRSPGSDVVKFDEFAL comes from the coding sequence ATGCTGACGCTGCTAGGAGTGCTACTCAACAGAGAGCCAGCGATGCAACCTGCACCACCCCAGTTACTTACAGAGCCATTTTTACAACTACCAACTGCCAACTCTGTACGGGTGGTTTGGTTTACAGAATTTGCAGGCAGTCAGCACGCGGTTGCTTATGGTGCAGGACTGAAACAAACTGCGATCGCCTCTACAGTTAAACTCAGCCGCACGCGAGAAGATCGAGAGTCCCATGTCGGCGCACTAACTGAAACCGAACAATACCAAAACATCAAACTGCGAGATATTTGGCGACACGAAGCAGAAGTGACGGGGTTAAGTGCTGGCGTGCGCGTCCCCTATCGCGTGTCTAGCGTGCGTGAAGATGGCACGACAGTCAGTAGCGGTGAATATACCCTTGCTTCCCTGCCTGAATCTGGAACGGCACTCAAAATTTTACTCACCTCGGATCATCAACTCAAACCGATGACAGCAGCAAACTTGCAAAAAGTAGTAGAGATGGTAGGGAGAGTAGATGGGGTTTTCTTTGCTGGAGATTTAATTAATATTCCCGATCGCGCTTCCGAATGGTTCGACGATCATCGTGGCGGTGCGTTTTTTCCCTGCTTGCAAGGAAGGGCAAAATACGAGATTGCTAAGACAGTGTATCGCGGTGGGGCGATCGCTCAAAATGCTCCTATATTTCCCGCGATCGGCAATCATGAGGTAATGGGTAGATATGGCAGTGGTAGCAGTTTGGATGAAGAATTCGAGAGTTCTATTCCGCGCGCGATCGCTAAAAAACTTTATTCTGAACAAACAGAAACTCAAACAGAACAATGGTTGAAGGATCGTTCCTTTAATACGAATACATACGAAGAAATTTTTACGCTTCCTCAAACGAGTTCAGGCGGAAAGACATACTACGCCATTACTTTTGGTGATGTGCGCTTAGTAGTGCTGTACGTGACAAATATGTGGCGGTCTTACAATCTCACGCCAGATGTAAGAGGAAAGTACCAAGAACGCCAACAAGATCTAGATCGCCCTGAAAAGTGGGGCTACGGACAAGTCATTTTTGGTGAAATTGCCAAAGGTAGTCCGCAATATAACTGGTTGGAAGCGGAACTTAAAAGTCAGGAATTCCAACAAGCGAAATACAAGATTGTCATGTTCCACCATCCGCCCCATTCTTTAGGAGATAATATCGTTCCTGCTTATACCGATCCGGTACAAATTCGCGATCGCGCTACGGATGGTAGCCTTACAGCAGTGCGATACGAATACCCTATAGAATCAGATTACATCATTCGCGATGTCGTACCTTTGTTAGAGGCAGCTGGGGTGCAATTAGTTTTTTACGGGCATTCTCATCTCTGGAATCGTTTTATTAGTAACAATGGTACGCACTTTTTAGAAACATCGAATGTTGGCAATACTTACGGTGCATCTGTGGGAAATAAAAGGCGAAAAGTTCCACCCGGCAATGATGAGGATTATATTGGGCTAGGCGATCCAAATGGATTACAACCTATAGTACCGACGATTGCTCCTTTACGAGGTGAAGACGGCGAACCACAGCCTTATATTGCCAGCAACGATATTACAGTTTTTAGTATTTTCAATACGGCAACAGGTACGATTAGCAGCTATCGATTTGACACGCGATCCCCGGGTTCAGATGTAGTTAAGTTTGATGAGTTTGCTTTGTAG
- a CDS encoding thiol-disulfide oxidoreductase DCC family protein produces the protein MNQYIVIFDGNCNLCTTLVQLLEKLDQGQKFRYVSMQDETALQQWGITSQDCELGMILIDANTPNRRWQGTAAAEEIGRLLPMGEIFVNAYRSLPGLKWIGDRTYEQIRDNRYTLFGKRDTTYQTVYTADCGCASGEVGSRESEVGKEN, from the coding sequence ATGAACCAATATATCGTTATCTTTGATGGCAATTGCAATCTTTGTACTACTCTGGTTCAATTATTAGAAAAACTAGACCAAGGACAAAAATTTCGCTATGTATCCATGCAAGATGAAACTGCCTTGCAACAGTGGGGGATTACATCTCAAGATTGCGAATTGGGGATGATTTTAATTGATGCTAATACTCCCAATCGTCGTTGGCAAGGTACAGCTGCCGCTGAAGAAATTGGCAGACTATTACCGATGGGTGAAATATTTGTCAATGCTTATCGTTCTCTACCTGGCTTAAAATGGATCGGCGATCGCACTTACGAGCAAATTCGCGATAACCGCTACACTCTATTTGGCAAACGCGATACGACATATCAGACAGTATATACTGCCGATTGTGGCTGCGCTTCTGGGGAAGTCGGGAGTCGAGAGTCGGAAGTCGGGAAAGAGAATTGA
- a CDS encoding clan AA aspartic protease, producing MISFNRIDVAVSEHMGAVRVPVKLTNAVDEDLISRGLLNPDRLRVYEIEALVDTGAVRTVVPMAIVQQLGLRIRAQQLAKYADGREEMVGITSPVIIEIMGRETTEAVLVTGDEVLIGQTVLETLDLLVDCKNQRLIPNPAHPDQPVFRI from the coding sequence ATGATAAGTTTCAATCGAATTGATGTTGCAGTTAGCGAGCATATGGGAGCAGTCCGAGTACCAGTCAAGCTTACGAATGCTGTTGATGAAGATTTAATTAGTCGAGGATTACTGAATCCCGATAGATTGCGCGTGTATGAGATTGAAGCACTAGTAGACACTGGTGCAGTTCGCACTGTTGTACCTATGGCGATCGTGCAGCAATTAGGATTAAGAATTCGCGCTCAGCAGCTTGCGAAATATGCTGATGGTAGAGAGGAAATGGTAGGAATAACTAGCCCTGTAATTATTGAAATTATGGGACGGGAAACAACTGAAGCGGTGTTAGTAACTGGGGATGAAGTCTTAATTGGTCAAACTGTATTAGAAACATTAGATTTACTAGTAGACTGTAAAAATCAGCGTTTAATTCCCAATCCCGCTCATCCCGACCAGCCCGTTTTTCGGATCTAA